ATGCCTGAGTTGAAGTGCCTGATGCTGACTTCTTTCGCTGACGACGAGGCTATGTTGGACGCGATCTTGGCCGGCGCATCGGGCTACGTACTGAAGCAAATCCGTGGCACCGACCTTGTTCAAGCAGTACGAACCGTTGCGGCTGGCGGCTCACTGCTTGATGAGCGTACGACGACAAGCGTTGTTGAGCGTGTTCAGCACAAGACGGAATCCGCAGATCCATTGATGCGCCTCACCGAGCGCGAGAAGGAAATCCTTGCCCTCATCGGAGAGGGTCTGACGAATCGACAAATCGGCGAGCGGTTGTTCCTCGCTGAGAAGACTGTGAAGAACTACGTGTCAGGGTTGCTGTCGAAGTTGGGTATGCAACGACGAACACAGGTCGCTGTGCTCGCCACAGAAATGCGCGGCGCAGTCGAGTAGAACGAGTCGTCGTGGCATGTGCTGCGAAGACCGAACGTCAGTTCTCGTTGCCGGCTGCTTCGGCGCCGGAAATCGGTACGCACCAAAGCAGTTGAGTGCCGCCAGACTCCGGGACGCTTGTGATGCAGGTCCCGCCCAGCGCAGCCGCACGTGCAGCGAGATTCGCCAGTCCACTGCGACGTGCCGTTGGCGGAATTCCGATGCCATTGTCGACGACACACACCTGCAATTCCACAGGTGTGGCGGTGATCGTCACCTGCACATGACTGGCCGCTGCGTGCCGAGCCACATTGGACAGGCCTTCTACAAGTACTGCTTCCACTTGCGTGGTCACATAGTCGGTAGCCATGGCGTCGACTGGCCCTTCGAACAGCACGGTCGGCATGGCACCCAGGGACTCTGATGCGGCCTGTGCGACTTCCAGAGTGCGCGTACGCAAACTGGGCGCAGTTTGGCCTTCCTGTGCATGTTCCTGCAAGGAGTAGATGGCAGTGCGGATCTCTCGGATGGTGGTGTCCAATTCATCGACAACACGATGAATGCGCTCAGAGGCGACCGGGCTGTCAACGAGACGGACCGTGGATTCAAGGGCCATCCCTGACGCGTACAGCCGCTGGATGACCAAGTCGTGCAAGTCGCGCGCAATCCTGTCGCGGTCTTCGGACAGTGCAACTCTTTCAGCACTGCTCCGGGCTTCGGCAACTCTGAGGGCAAGAGTGGCTTGCTCGGCAAATCGTCCGATGAGGGCAGACATTGCTGCCAGGTCCGCTGGAGTGCTTTCAGCTGCAAGCACGATGCCGATCAGCACGTCTGGGGCTCCGCCTCGCGTGATTTCGGCTTGCGCAATTGCTGGTGGGCTGCTGCCAGTGTCGGTGGTGGTGAGCGGGTCCTCGCCTGCCAGGATCGCAAAGGTCTGGGTTGTCGGTGCCACTGCCTGCAGATGGGCGCCGATGATCTCCCGGGCAGAGACCTGGGTTTGGGGCGACAGCAGTTCAGTCGTCATGGCGGCAGCAGCGGTGAGCCAGCGCTCGCGCAGGATCCCCGCCTCGTGCAGGCGAGCATTCGCGATGGCCATTCCGGCGGTCCCGGCCAAGGCGACGACCAAGCGCTCGTCGTCCTCGTTGAATTCTCCGCCGCGTTTCTCGGTCAGATACAGGTTGCCGAACACTTCGTCGCGCACCCGGATCGGGACGCCTAGGAAGGTGCGCATGGGCGGATGGTTTGGGGGAAAGCCGAAGGAATCCGCACTGCGAGTGAGGTCGTCAAGGCGCAAAGGGAAGGGTTCATGGATGAGCACGCCCAGCACGCCCTGCCCGCTTGGGAAGTCACCAACCGCGGCAATCTCCTCTTCGCTCATTCCTACGGTGATGAACTCGGAAAGCCGATGAGATGTGGGGGAGGAGAGCACCCCCAGGGCGCCGTACTTGGCATCAACCAACTTGGTCGCTGCTGACACGATCTGTCGCAGGACGGCGTCCAGATTCGATTCGCTGCCGACCGAGATGATGGCGTCAATCAACTCCCCTGGGAGTTGATGAGTGGGAGACCGGTCCATTTGGACTTCCTGCCCCTCTCACGAGTCGTTCATCGGTGCGGAAGGCGGGACTTGAACCCGCACGCCCTAGAGCACGGCGTCCTAAGCGCCGCGTGTCTGCCATTCCACCACTTCCGCGTGGGTAATGGAGTCTAAGTCAGCGTGGATTGCTGGGCAGATTTGAGGTTGCGCGGTTGGCTATTTGACGGCAGTACGTCGGAGTTTGTGAATGGCAGTTCGGGCACAGAAATCGCAGATTCTGTGGACGGCAATCGCGAGAGTTGCCATTGAGATGGTCGATTTCAAGAGTCAATGCGTTGCCGTTCCATTCTGGGCCAGTGCTGCATCCAGAGCATGCGAGTGGAGTGCCCAGTTCAATTAGCGCGCGTCGCAGGAGGTACGTCTTGCGGCGAGGAGAGTCTGCTGGGAGCAGAACAAGTACTTCCTCGGCCCGAAGGCGAGGTCTGTAGATACCTCGGCTATGCGCCTGACCTGTGAAATGTGACGTGTCCAGACCTAAGCCCTTGATCCGGTTGCTTACGTGGTGATGCGAGCCGCCGGCTTGCCGTATTCCGAGTTCTCGTAGGACTCCAGCGATCGACTTTGATCGTATGACTGCCTCTGACAATGCACAGTCGTCATATCTCCTGATATTTGGCATGCTCGAAGATAATCCGAGCCTCTGACAGCTAG
This window of the Actinomycetota bacterium genome carries:
- a CDS encoding response regulator transcription factor, encoding MMEWDSALEGVRVVSAEEQAPKAQVIRVFLLDDHEIVRRGVRDLLEAEVDIEVVGEASTAEQALRRVPALSADVAVLDVRLPDGNGVTVCRELRSQMPELKCLMLTSFADDEAMLDAILAGASGYVLKQIRGTDLVQAVRTVAAGGSLLDERTTTSVVERVQHKTESADPLMRLTEREKEILALIGEGLTNRQIGERLFLAEKTVKNYVSGLLSKLGMQRRTQVAVLATEMRGAVE
- a CDS encoding GAF domain-containing protein; its protein translation is MDRSPTHQLPGELIDAIISVGSESNLDAVLRQIVSAATKLVDAKYGALGVLSSPTSHRLSEFITVGMSEEEIAAVGDFPSGQGVLGVLIHEPFPLRLDDLTRSADSFGFPPNHPPMRTFLGVPIRVRDEVFGNLYLTEKRGGEFNEDDERLVVALAGTAGMAIANARLHEAGILRERWLTAAAAMTTELLSPQTQVSAREIIGAHLQAVAPTTQTFAILAGEDPLTTTDTGSSPPAIAQAEITRGGAPDVLIGIVLAAESTPADLAAMSALIGRFAEQATLALRVAEARSSAERVALSEDRDRIARDLHDLVIQRLYASGMALESTVRLVDSPVASERIHRVVDELDTTIREIRTAIYSLQEHAQEGQTAPSLRTRTLEVAQAASESLGAMPTVLFEGPVDAMATDYVTTQVEAVLVEGLSNVARHAAASHVQVTITATPVELQVCVVDNGIGIPPTARRSGLANLAARAAALGGTCITSVPESGGTQLLWCVPISGAEAAGNEN